From Daphnia pulicaria isolate SC F1-1A chromosome 11, SC_F0-13Bv2, whole genome shotgun sequence, the proteins below share one genomic window:
- the LOC124315242 gene encoding octopamine receptor beta-1R-like, which translates to MAMDVNTELSALIDNGSSLFDATSYSIMDAELGGGLDDGDDADAAVDWFLTLTLVVKTFLMGLIIAASIFGNLLVIISVARFRKLRIITNYFVVSLAMADILVALVAMGFNASVIIFGQWIFGYAMCDIWNSFDVYCCTVSILHLCCISVDRYYAISQPLMYPMKITRKKVAVMLANIWTWPALISYLPIFLGWYTTEEHQLYRVQNPNTCRFVVNKVYALISSSISFWIPCAIMLYTYYRIYEMASRQEKMLLKNADAALLFRQQNQRRSAEMEQHQIHHMQQQQMNQDPVSTAATAVVNSAVNGPNSTVIVLPAIQVTKPDVLLETNGKSPQQNGSAQISTTISSSPPPPQPENKRISAGDRSALLEGSSDTCRYQCRDDTCSNTPTISKDSKHLQKIRREHKAARTLGIIMGAFVLCWLPFFSWYMSVTLCGDLCYCPDIVVEVLFWIGYFNSTLNPLIYAYFNKDFREAFRNTLVCVFCTRCQDPREQQRDQQAALGFHHQQQHGKNNMGRLSVASAENQTSRTIRHSSGDTIAGIERIEHKRLTGVAVENL; encoded by the exons ATGGCCATGGACGTTAATACGGAATTGTCAGCGTTGATAGACAACGGCTCGTCGCTGTTCGACGCCACTAGTTATTCGATAATGGACGCTGAGCTGGGCGGAGGTCTCGACGATGGCGACGACGCCGACGCTGCCGTCGATTGGTTCTTGACACTGACTCTGGTCGTCAAGACTTTCCTGATGGGACTCATCATTGCCGCCTCCATTTTCGGCAACCTGCTCGTCATCATTAGCGTAGCGCGCTTCCGCAAATTGCGCATCATCACCAATTACTTTGTCGTGTCGCTGGCCATGGCCGACATCCTGGTTGCACTCGTCGCCATGGGGTTTAACGCCAGCGTCATCATCTTCGGCCAGTGGATCTTTGGCTACGCCATGT GTGATATCTGGAACAGTTTCGACGTCTACTGCTGTACCGTCTCCATTCTGCACCTGTGCTGCATCAGCGTCGACCGTTACTACGCCATCTCACAGCCGCTCATGTACCCGATGAAGATCACCCGCAAGAAAGTGGCCGTCATGCTGGCCAACATCTGGACTTGGCCGGCACTCATTTCCTACCTGCCCATATTCCTCGGATG GTATACGACAGAAGAACATCAACTTTACCGTGTGCAGAATCCCAACACTTGTCGATTCGTCGTCAACAAAGTTTACGCCCTCATCTCCTCGAGCATCTCCTTCTGGATTCCTTGCGCCATTATGCTTTACACGTATTACCGCATCTACGAAATGGCCTCTAGACAGGAGAAGATGCTGCTCAAGAACGCCGACGCCGCCCTGTTGTTTCGCCAGCAAAACCAGCGTCGCAGTGCCGAGATGGAGCAGCACCAAATCCACCAcatgcaacagcagcagatgaATCAGGATCCCGTCTCGACGGCGGCCACTGCAGTCGTAAACTCGGCTGTTAACGGACCCAACAGTACGGTGATTGTTTTGCCGGCTATCCAGGTGACCAAACCGGATGTCTTGCTGGAAACTAACGGCAAATCGCCGCAACAAAACGGCAGTGCACAAATTTCCACTACGATTTCTTCTTCGCCGCCGCCACCCCAGCCGGAAAACAAGAGGATCAGCGCGGGGGATCGGAGCGCTTTGCTGGAAGGATCGTCGGACACATGTCGGTACCAGTGTCGAGACGACACGTGCAGCAACACACCGACCATCAGCAAAGACAGCAAACACCTGCAGAAAATCAGACGTGAGCACAAGGCGGCCCGGACGCTGGGCATCATTATGGGAGCTTTCGTGCTGTGCTGGTTGCCGTTCTTCAGCTGGTATATGTCCGTCACCCTCTGTGGTGACCTCTGCTACTGTCCCGACATCGTCGTTGAAGTCCTTTTCTGGATCGGCTATTTCAATTCGACCCTCAATCCGCTTATCTACGCCTACTTCAATAAGGATTTCCGGGAAGCCTTCCGCAACACGCTGGTTTGTGTGTTTTGCACGCGCTGTCAAGACCCCCGGGAGCAGCAGCGTGACCAGCAGGCGGCCCTCGGCTTTcaccaccaacagcagcacggcaAAAACAACATGGGGCGACTCAGTGTGGCTTCTGCCGAGAATCAGACGAGCAGGACGATCAGGCATTCCAGCGGCGACACCATCGCCGGCATTGAGCGGATCGAGCACAAGCGACTGACCGGCGTTGCTGTCGAGAACCTTTAG